GTTATCTAGTATCCACAGCCACACTCCTCCTCGCTCCAAAATGGGTGCGTTTGATTTCGCGGATTCCACCTGCAAAATCATTTCTGTGAAACGCGAATCGATTTTGACTATCGCACCTTCAGATAGCGCATAGAATGGCTCTAAATCTATCATTGCATCATTAATTACCTTGGAAATAGCGTCTGGACTTCGAATGGATTCCAGGCTCGGCAGCGAATCTGCACTCATTATGAAGCGGTAATGATGTTGTTTCAGCACACCCCGGTCCACCAAGGTGAGTATGTCGCTTGCTATCCATCTAGCCTCCTCCGTTGTTTTAACCACAACACCCATTCCGCTACAGTTGCTAGATGAGATATCCAATCCTGGTATGTCAACCGGAACATCAACAACGCCAAACTCTTCGAGTTTCTTCTCAAACTTAACCATTGAACCGCGATACGGCAACCGCCATTCCCGCTCATGACTCCAATCAAGGGTCCCGTTCATGCTTGGATTGAACGCTACATAGCGATACTGCTCTCTCAGCGGCAATAATTTTTCTTCAATTATTCTTGCCTCCCCGTCTGCACCATTCGACAAGCGGGTTGACTTGTCGTCAAGGCCATAGATCACTGGATTTGCTCCCAGTTCAAATAGGCCGGCTTTGGGGAAGATAAGCGCGTAAGTGCTCATGGCTTCACCGCGTTTTTCCCGTGCGTTCCCAGCCTCGAGAAATGCTGCAAGCGGCATTTCTGTAAAACATACTGCTGGGGAAGCACCATAGATCGTTCTTCGACCGTTTCGGTATGACCATGTTGCCCAGAGATGGCAATGCCGGATTGCACTGCGAAGCATGAAAATTGCAGACCAATTCACATCTTCGCGAATGTTTGCGAATCCCATGCATTCAGGGACGATAGGGGCGGACGGCCCATCGATCGCGACGTTTCGAAAGAAATGAATCAGGTAATCCGAAAGGTCGAACCTGGTGGTGTTATTCTTCATTCAGTTGCCCAACAGTGTATTTAGACAGCAGTCTGGCAACCAAGTGATACACTGACTGCAACCCAGCCCAAGAGTATCCCGTCCGTGACCGCTGTCAAGCCACATCGCGCACATCATGCGGACGGCTCTCCATCAAACTGGCAACGCTATCTCGACCTGCTCCAGCAACGCGGCGTTCCTGAGACCGCGCAACGCTGGTACATGCGCCGTGTCGAAGAATTTCTGGACACCCTGAAACCCAAGGCGCTGTCGACGCTGAGCGCCGATCAAGTAACGAACTATATACGCCGACTCTCTCAACGCCCTGATCTCGCCGACTGACAACGACGCCAGACCGTCGAGACTCTGCGACGCCTGCTGGTCGATCTGGCCCAGACCCAAGCCGGAAACGGAGTCGAAAGGGATCTATGGCGGGAGACCTCCTCCACCGCTCAAAACACGGAAAACCCTCCAGAAATCGGACCTCGCTTCGCACGCCCCACCCAGCGCTTCGCCATTCTCAAGGATCTATCACGCACGATCCGTGCGATGCAGTACTCGATCCGTACCGAACAGTCCTGCCTCGACTGGCGTCATCGCTTTCTACATCTTCTGCGCCGACAACTGAATCGCCCCAGCACTGGCCCCTGCCCTTGCTCGCCCCACTCCAATGGACCGACAATCCGATCCGAGCCTCGACCCTGCGGATCACGGCCATCCCAGGACGCAGAAGAAAACCCGGCTGAAATGCCGACCGAGGCCGCCATCCATCAAGGGGACACACGATCATGTCTGCGGATACGCAACGGCCGGCGCATCGCTGGCGCTTCAATCGACTCGGCGGTTTCGATCAGGTCATGATCGACTCGGGCGAGGACATCCGTCATCTGCCCGAACTCGACCCCAAACTCTGGGCCGCCCTGAGCTGCCCGACCTCGGGGCTGGAGTTCGACGCCCATACCCTGGCTCTGCTCGATACCGACGGCGACGGACGCATCCGCATCGACGAGATCAAGGAAGCGGTGCGCTGGACCTGCCTCAGGCTCAAGGAGCCGGGTGATCTGTTCAAGCACGAAGCCGGTCTGCCGCTGGATGCCATCGACGACAGCACCGAGGAAGGACGCCTGATCATGGCCTCGGCCTGGCGCATCCTCGACAACCTGGAACGCACCGAGTCGACCGTCATCACAGCGGCGGAGACGGCCAATACGGCTCAGATCTTCGCCGGATCACGCTTCAACGGCGATGGCGTGGTGCAGCCGAGCGCGGCCCGCGACGAGTCGGTCGCCCAGGCGATCAGCGACATCATGCGCTGTGTCGGCTCGCGGCCCGATCGCAGCGGCGAGGAAGGGATCGATCAGGCGCTCTGCGACCGCTTCTTCGCCGAGGCGGCCGAGTATCTGGAATGGTGGGCGCAGGCCGAGGCCGACGCGGCCAACATCCTGCCGCTTGGCGAGGACACCGAATCGGCCGCCGAACTCTTCGAGTCGGTCAAGACCAAGATCGACGACTATTTCACCCGCGCCCGACTGGCCGACTACGACCAGCGCGCCGCCGAGCTGCTCAATCCGGCCGAGAGTGACTATGCCGCCCTGGCCAACCGCACCCTGTCGCTGGAGACCGAGGATCTGGCCGGCTTTCCGCTGGCGCGCGTCGAGCCGGGACGTCCGCTGCCGTTGCGTCAGATGCTCAATCCGCGCTGGGCACGGGAGCTGGACGCCTTTCGCGCCCGCGTGGTGGCGCCGTTGCTCGGCGAGCTCGACAGTCTGAGCGAAGCCCAGTGGCTGGATCTGAGCACGCGCTTCGAGGCCCATTCGGTCTGGCGTGCGCGTCGACGCGGCGCGCTGGTCGCTCCGCTGGGCGCGACCCGGCTGCGGGCGCTGGTCGAGGGACCGTACCAGCAGGCCATCGCCGACCTGATCGAGCAGGATCTGGAGCTGGCCGGGGTGTCGGACGCCATCGAGTCGGTCGACCGGCTGGTGCACTACTACCAGCACCTGGAGCCGCTGCTCCAGAACTTCGTCTCACTGCGCGACTTCTACACGCCGGGCCGCAAGGCGGTCTTCCAGGCCGGTACCCTCTATCTGGACGGGCGCGCGTGCGAACTCTGCGTGCGTGTCGACGACCCGAGCAAACATGCCGCGCTAGCCAATCTCAGCCAGATCTATCTGGCCTACTGCGACTGCCGACGGCGCGGCGGCACCGAGACCCTGACCATCGCCGCCGCCTTCACGGCCGGTGACGGCGACAATCTCATGGTCGGACGCAACGGCGTCTTCTACGACCGCAACGGCGACGACTGGGATGCGACCATCGTCAAGCTCGTCGAGCATCCGATCAGCGCCGGGCAGGCGTTCTGGTCGCCCTACAAGCGGCTGGGGCGGATGATCTCGCAGCAGATCGAGAAATTTGCCGGCGCGCGCGACAAGGCCGTCGATGCCGGTGCCGAGCAGGGCCTGACGACACTGGCGACCAAGGCCCAGGAGCGTTCAGCCGGCGCCGCCGCGCCGGCGGCGACCCCCTTCGATATCGCCAAGTTCGCGGGTGTCTTCGCCGCCATCGGTCTGGCGGTCGGCGCCATCGGCACGGCCGTGGCCTCGGTCCTGACGGGTCTGCTGTCGTTGAGCTGGTGGCAGATCCCGCTGGCGCTGCTCGGACTGATGCTGGCGATCTCGGGACCATCGGTGCTGCTGGCACAGCTCAAGCTGCGTCAGCGCAATCTGGCTCCGCTGCTGGATGCCAACGGCTGGGCGGTCAACGCCCAGGCCCGGATCAGTCTCCCGTTCGGCGCCACGCTCACCAGTACGGCGCAGTTGCCCAAGGGAGCGATGCGTTCGCTGCGCGATCCCTTCGCCGACAAGAAGCGCCCCTGGAAGACCACGCTGGTGCTCATTGCCCTGATGGCGGGCGCGGTTCTGGCCTGGCGCGCGGGGTATCTGGACACCTGGATCGAACGCTGGATGCCGCAACAGACCGAGGAGACGCCGACGGTCGAACCGGCTAAGGTCGTACCGGAGCCGGGCGAACCCGCGACTGACGCACCGGCGGAAACGCCTGAGTCTGCCGCACCCGGCAAAGACGACGCGGCACCCGACGAGGCGGCCGAGTCAACGCCGGCAACGGACGAACCGGCGACCGACACAGCGGACTGATCGCACATACCTGAAAAACAGAGGAGTTCAGAATGCACATTGGCGACTTGATGGCCGAGAGCGGTGTCGGTTTCGGCACCAGCGGCGCGCGTGGTCTGGCCGACCGGATGACCGACTGGGTCTGCTATGCCTATACGCTCGGCTTCCTGAGCTATCTGGAGCAGATCGAGGTCTGGTCGCCCGGCTCGGATGTCGGCCTCGGCGGTGATCTGCGCCCCAGCACGCCGCGCATCATGACGGCCTGCGCGCGCGCGGTGCGTGACAAGGGCGGCCGGCCAATCGATCTGGGATTCATCCCCAGCCCGGCGGTGGCCGCCTATGGCTTCGAACGATCGATCCCGACCCTCATGGTCACAGGCAGCCACATCCCGGACGATCGCAACGGCATCAAGTTCAATTTGCCCACGGGGGAGATCCTCAAGCCCGATGAAGCGGGCATCCGTGCTCAATCGATCGTGCGGCCCGAGGGACTCTTCGACGCCGGCGGCGCCTTCATCCAGGATCAGTCGGAAGTGCGGCCGGCATCCGACGACTCGGCGCTCGACGCCTATGTCGAGCGCTATCTGGACTTCTTCCCGCGCGATTGCCTCAAGGGTCTGCGGATCGGCGTCTACGAGCACTCCAGCGTCGCGCGCGAACCCTATGTCGCCGTGCTCTCGGGACTCGGCGCCGAGGTCACGC
The sequence above is drawn from the Allochromatium vinosum DSM 180 genome and encodes:
- a CDS encoding DUF4427 domain-containing protein, producing the protein MKNNTTRFDLSDYLIHFFRNVAIDGPSAPIVPECMGFANIREDVNWSAIFMLRSAIRHCHLWATWSYRNGRRTIYGASPAVCFTEMPLAAFLEAGNAREKRGEAMSTYALIFPKAGLFELGANPVIYGLDDKSTRLSNGADGEARIIEEKLLPLREQYRYVAFNPSMNGTLDWSHEREWRLPYRGSMVKFEKKLEEFGVVDVPVDIPGLDISSSNCSGMGVVVKTTEEARWIASDILTLVDRGVLKQHHYRFIMSADSLPSLESIRSPDAISKVINDAMIDLEPFYALSEGAIVKIDSRFTEMILQVESAKSNAPILERGGVWLWILDNTHDLTRSLLARRRVSVSRDGRYLAKLPEFGSRRDLRQRETMAKELARLVTQEFGLECGYFSLLGSEDYDDVPFYNGNHLENRMFYNVSWK